In Isoptericola jiangsuensis, the following proteins share a genomic window:
- a CDS encoding FAD-dependent oxidoreductase: MTSTRSLRVAIVGAGPAGIYAADILSKTDLDVSIDLFERLPAPFGLVRYGVAPDHPRIKAIINALHKVLSKGDVRLLANVNYGVDLKLEDLRQYYDAVIFSTGAIKDAALPIPGIDLDGSYGAADFVSWFDGHPDVPRTWPLEAKEVAVLGAGNVALDVARILAKHPKDLLVTEIPANVQAGLEASPVTDVHVFARRGPAQVKFSPLELRELGHVPDVDIVVYPEDYDFDEGSMAAIEATNQTKQVVKTLTDWTLVEPSQQTASRRIHLHFLHSPVEVLGEDGKVVGLRTERTALQGDGTVKGTGEHHDWPVQAVYRAVGYFGSPLPEIPFDDLKGVISNREGRVVDLDGEHLPGVYTTGWIKRGPVGLIGHTKSDASETVRHLVEDVTGASADSDEPGDLTGGRTAPHGDPQQIVDFLAERGVDVVTWDEFSVLDAHEIGLGEAAGRERIKVVPRDEMIDVAKGRG; encoded by the coding sequence GTGACCAGCACCCGATCCCTGCGCGTCGCGATCGTCGGCGCGGGCCCCGCGGGCATCTACGCCGCGGACATCCTGTCGAAGACGGACCTCGACGTCAGCATCGACCTCTTCGAGCGGCTGCCCGCACCGTTCGGCCTGGTCCGCTACGGCGTCGCGCCGGACCACCCGCGCATCAAGGCGATCATCAACGCCCTGCACAAGGTGCTGAGCAAGGGCGACGTGCGCCTGCTCGCCAACGTCAACTACGGCGTCGACCTCAAGCTCGAGGACCTCCGCCAGTACTACGACGCGGTGATCTTCTCCACCGGCGCCATCAAGGACGCCGCCCTGCCGATCCCGGGCATCGACCTCGACGGCTCCTACGGCGCCGCCGACTTCGTGTCCTGGTTCGACGGCCACCCCGACGTCCCGCGCACCTGGCCGCTGGAGGCCAAGGAGGTCGCGGTGCTCGGTGCCGGCAACGTCGCCCTCGACGTCGCGCGCATCCTCGCGAAGCACCCGAAGGACCTCCTGGTCACGGAGATCCCGGCGAACGTGCAGGCCGGTCTCGAGGCCTCGCCCGTCACCGACGTCCACGTGTTCGCGCGCCGCGGCCCGGCCCAGGTGAAGTTCTCCCCGCTGGAGCTGCGCGAGCTCGGCCACGTGCCGGACGTCGACATCGTCGTGTACCCCGAGGACTACGACTTCGACGAGGGCTCGATGGCCGCCATCGAGGCGACCAACCAGACCAAGCAGGTCGTCAAGACCCTCACCGACTGGACGCTCGTCGAGCCGTCGCAGCAGACGGCGTCGCGCCGCATCCACCTGCACTTCCTGCACTCCCCGGTCGAGGTCCTCGGCGAGGACGGCAAGGTCGTCGGGCTGCGCACCGAGCGCACCGCGCTCCAGGGCGACGGCACCGTCAAGGGCACGGGCGAGCACCACGACTGGCCCGTCCAGGCCGTCTACCGCGCCGTCGGCTACTTCGGGTCCCCGCTGCCGGAGATCCCTTTCGACGACCTCAAGGGTGTCATCTCCAACCGCGAGGGCCGGGTGGTCGACCTCGACGGCGAGCACCTGCCGGGCGTCTACACGACCGGCTGGATCAAGCGCGGCCCCGTCGGCCTCATCGGCCACACCAAGTCGGACGCGTCGGAGACGGTGCGCCACCTCGTCGAGGACGTCACCGGAGCCTCGGCCGACTCCGACGAGCCGGGTGACCTGACGGGCGGCCGCACGGCCCCGCACGGCGACCCGCAGCAGATCGTCGACTTCCTGGCCGAGCGTGGCGTCGACGTCGTCACCTGGGACGAGTTCAGCGTCCTGGACGCCCACGAGATCGGCCTGGGCGAGGCGGCGGGCCGCGAGCGGATCAAGGTCGTGCCGCGCGACGAGATGATCGACGTCGCCAAGGGTCGCGGCTGA